TCTGGACGCGGCGCTTCCCGCAGGGGCCGCGGCGACCTTCGCTCCCACCTTCCATACCGGGGAGGCCCCCCGGGCGGAGGACGTGCCGGGCTACGTGGCCCCGGACAGCGGCAGCAGCGGCTGCTCCGTGACGGGGCTGGCGCCCTTCCTCCTCCTGCTGCTGATCCCCGCTCTGGGCCTCCGCAGGAAGCGCTAGGGCGGCGGGGGAAGGACCGCAACGGACGAGAAGGGGCGGGGCCTCCTGGGAGGCCCCGCCCCTTCTGCATCCTCGAAAACCGTTCCTACCTCCGGGCCAGGCCGGAGCGCTGGGCCGCCGCCCCCACCGCCGCGGCCACGGCGGGCACCACCCGGGGGTCCAGGGCGTCCGGAAGGATCCGATCCTCCCACAGCTCCCCCTGGGGGATCAGGGCGGACAGGGCCTCCGCGGCGGCCAGCTTCATGGCCTCGTCCACCCGCGTCGCCCGCACGTCCAGGGCTCCCCGGAAGATCCCGGGGAAGCCCAGGCAGTTGTTCACCTGGTTGGGGAAGTCGCTGCGCCCCGTGGCCACCACCGCCGCTCCGGCGGCCCGGGCGGCGTCGGGGAAGATCTCCGGGGTGGGGTTGGCCATGGCGAAGACCACCCCCCGGGGGGCCATGGAGGCCACCATGGCCTCCGTCACCAGCCCCGCCCGGGAGACCCCCACGAAGAGATCCGCCCCCCGAAGGGCCTCACTCAGGTCCCCCCGGATCCCCTCGGGGTTGGTGCGTCCCGCCAGGGCCCTCTGGGGCTCCGTGAGCCGGTCGTCCCGGGGGTCCATCACCCCGAAGCGGTCGCAACACACCAGGTTCCGGGCTCCCCCCGCCTCCAGCATGGCGGCGATGGCGCTTCCCGCCGCCCCCATGCCGTTCATGACCACCCGGACCCGGGAGAGGTCCTTGCCCACCAGCTTCAGGGCGTTGCGCACCCCCGCCAGGACGATCACCGCCGTGCCGTGCTGGTCGTCGTGGAACACCGGGATGTCCAGACGCTCCTGGAGCTTTCGTTCGATCTCGAAGCACCGGGGGGCGGCGATGTCCTCCAGGTTGATGCCCCCGAAGGAGACGGCGCACCGGGCCACCAGGTCCACGAAGAGGTCCGGGTCCCGCTGGTCCACGCACAGGGGGAAGGCGTCGATGCCCGCGAAGCGCTTGAAGAGACAGCACTTCCCCTCCATCACCGGCAGAGCGGCGGCGGGGCCGATATCCCCCAGCCCCAGGACGGCGCTGCCGTCGGTGACCACCCCCACCCAGTCCCCCTT
The sequence above is drawn from the Aminomonas paucivorans DSM 12260 genome and encodes:
- a CDS encoding NAD(P)-dependent malic enzyme, giving the protein MSEPRDVYARSLELHRAKRGKIRMESRVSIETLDDLALAYTPGVAEPCREIERNPEALYEVTSKGDWVGVVTDGSAVLGLGDIGPAAALPVMEGKCCLFKRFAGIDAFPLCVDQRDPDLFVDLVARCAVSFGGINLEDIAAPRCFEIERKLQERLDIPVFHDDQHGTAVIVLAGVRNALKLVGKDLSRVRVVMNGMGAAGSAIAAMLEAGGARNLVCCDRFGVMDPRDDRLTEPQRALAGRTNPEGIRGDLSEALRGADLFVGVSRAGLVTEAMVASMAPRGVVFAMANPTPEIFPDAARAAGAAVVATGRSDFPNQVNNCLGFPGIFRGALDVRATRVDEAMKLAAAEALSALIPQGELWEDRILPDALDPRVVPAVAAAVGAAAQRSGLARR